A stretch of Sulfurimonas autotrophica DSM 16294 DNA encodes these proteins:
- the arsC gene encoding arsenate reductase (glutaredoxin) (This arsenate reductase requires both glutathione and glutaredoxin to convert arsenate to arsenite, after which the efflux transporter formed by ArsA and ArsB can extrude the arsenite from the cell, providing resistance.), translating into MSKITILHNPRCSKSREALKILEDNGITADVVKYLEEHPSAAQLKNIVKMLGIKSAREMMRTKEDIYKELDLKNEHDEEKLIEAMAEHPKLIERPIIIKGDKAIIARPPQKAEEFLKV; encoded by the coding sequence ATGAGTAAAATCACTATATTGCATAATCCAAGATGTTCTAAATCCCGTGAGGCATTAAAAATACTTGAAGACAACGGTATAACCGCAGATGTCGTCAAATATCTTGAGGAGCATCCAAGTGCAGCGCAGCTTAAAAACATTGTAAAAATGCTCGGCATCAAAAGCGCAAGAGAGATGATGCGCACAAAAGAAGATATTTATAAAGAACTTGATTTAAAAAATGAACATGATGAAGAAAAGCTCATTGAAGCAATGGCAGAACATCCAAAACTTATAGAACGCCCCATCATTATAAAAGGTGACAAAGCGATTATTGCAAGACCGCCGCAAAAAGCAGAGGAGTTTTTAAAGGTTTAG
- a CDS encoding deoxycytidylate deaminase produces MLDDKNFINIASEIASASKCVSKQVGAVIVKDGRILSTGYNGTPAGYTNCCDHWNDEYTKEHHEWSKTYEIHAEMNAIIWAARKGISIEDATIYVTLEPCSECSKNLIASGIKRIVYAKEYEHTHSDIVSKFLKDNGVSIEKLNL; encoded by the coding sequence ATGCTCGACGATAAAAATTTTATAAATATAGCCTCAGAAATAGCTTCGGCATCCAAATGTGTTTCAAAACAGGTCGGTGCTGTTATAGTTAAAGACGGACGTATTTTAAGCACAGGCTATAACGGAACGCCTGCAGGCTATACGAACTGCTGTGACCATTGGAATGACGAGTACACAAAAGAACATCACGAATGGAGTAAAACATACGAAATTCATGCAGAGATGAATGCTATTATCTGGGCGGCGAGAAAGGGAATTTCCATCGAAGATGCGACAATTTATGTCACCTTGGAGCCTTGCAGCGAATGTAGTAAAAACCTTATAGCCAGTGGGATTAAACGCATAGTGTATGCCAAAGAGTATGAGCATACACACTCTGACATTGTCTCAAAATTTTTAAAAGACAACGGCGTAAGTATAGAAAAACTAAACCTTTAA
- a CDS encoding peptidylprolyl isomerase, translated as MVKLLLVLMLFAFVNADVYDGVAVVVEDKAITLLDIQKEMQAEHLDAKKASDILIRKKLEELEIAKRNISVSSAEVYDDIKKMAEANGLTISQLYDAIREQNGLNSEEFKEKIKQKLLSQKLYAAIAMSSLSEPNDEEIKEYYKLHTDKFNHPESFSVIIYSAKDKSRLKEKTDNPMFYAPDISTQEQVLFYNKISPKLANILQKTPQDHFTPILSDGKGGFMSFYIKSVAKSKETDLKSLKPQIMNAIMADKREAVLSDYFARLRDNADINIIRLPK; from the coding sequence ATGGTTAAATTACTTTTAGTACTTATGCTTTTTGCTTTCGTAAATGCCGATGTATATGACGGTGTGGCTGTTGTTGTAGAAGATAAAGCTATTACTCTGCTTGATATTCAAAAAGAGATGCAGGCAGAGCATTTGGATGCAAAGAAAGCTTCTGATATTTTGATTCGTAAAAAACTTGAAGAGCTTGAAATTGCCAAAAGAAACATTTCGGTCTCAAGTGCAGAAGTGTATGATGACATTAAGAAAATGGCAGAAGCAAACGGGTTGACAATCAGTCAGCTTTATGATGCCATAAGAGAGCAAAACGGACTGAACTCTGAAGAGTTTAAAGAGAAAATAAAACAAAAACTTTTAAGTCAAAAACTTTATGCTGCTATTGCGATGTCTTCACTCTCAGAGCCAAACGATGAAGAAATAAAAGAGTATTACAAACTGCACACAGACAAATTTAACCACCCGGAATCTTTTTCTGTCATTATTTACTCAGCAAAAGATAAAAGCAGATTAAAAGAGAAAACAGACAATCCAATGTTTTATGCACCGGATATTTCAACGCAGGAACAAGTGCTTTTTTACAATAAGATTTCACCAAAATTAGCAAACATACTGCAAAAAACACCGCAAGATCATTTTACGCCGATTTTATCTGATGGTAAAGGCGGGTTTATGAGTTTTTATATTAAGTCTGTTGCAAAATCAAAAGAGACCGACTTAAAAAGCTTGAAGCCGCAAATAATGAATGCAATTATGGCAGACAAACGTGAAGCAGTGCTCAGTGATTATTTTGCAAGACTTCGTGATAATGCAGACATAAATATAATCAGACTGCCAAAATAA
- the gltX gene encoding glutamate--tRNA ligase: MVITRFAPSPTGYLHIGGLRTALFSYLWAKRNNGKFVLRIEDTDKARNSEEATEAILNAFKWLGLEADGEITYQSKRENIYKKYIQQLLDEGKAYKCYMSKEELDALRETQMANKERTKYDGKYRDFCGTVPEGIEPVIRIKAPLSGEIIVHDGVKGDISFQAEDILDDFVIARADGSPTYNFVVAVDDALMGINEVIRGDDHLSNTPKQIVVYEALGFEIPKFYHVPMIHNAQGKKLSKRDGATDVMAYKEMGYLPQALLNFLVRLGWSHGDQEIFSMDEMKELFDPKDINKSASIYNTEKLDWLNAHYIKNTSNEELVELLTDFGVVLSSHDKKEILLDALKERAKTLKELAELTNEVVTTPKSYDEKASKKAFKGNAVEVLEVFANRLAEAQELHLPVDYHHIMEKVVQEMEIGFGKIGQPLRVALLGKLSGPGLDVVMAVLGRDETLSRIANAVLAHAN; this comes from the coding sequence ATGGTTATTACACGTTTTGCTCCAAGTCCTACAGGATACTTACACATCGGCGGTTTACGCACTGCTCTTTTTTCTTACCTTTGGGCGAAAAGAAACAATGGTAAATTTGTTCTTCGCATAGAAGATACCGATAAAGCAAGAAACTCCGAAGAAGCAACAGAGGCGATTTTAAATGCTTTTAAGTGGCTCGGGCTTGAGGCTGACGGAGAGATCACCTACCAAAGTAAACGTGAAAATATCTACAAAAAATATATACAACAGCTGCTTGATGAAGGCAAAGCCTACAAATGCTATATGAGCAAAGAAGAGCTTGATGCACTGCGCGAAACACAGATGGCAAATAAAGAACGCACAAAATATGATGGAAAATATCGTGATTTTTGTGGTACTGTGCCGGAAGGTATTGAGCCGGTTATACGCATCAAGGCACCCCTAAGCGGTGAAATTATAGTCCATGACGGCGTCAAAGGAGACATCTCTTTTCAAGCAGAAGATATTTTGGATGATTTTGTCATCGCCAGAGCTGACGGGAGCCCTACTTATAACTTTGTCGTAGCCGTTGATGATGCCTTAATGGGCATCAATGAAGTCATTCGAGGAGATGATCACCTCTCAAACACGCCAAAACAGATAGTCGTCTATGAAGCGCTTGGATTTGAAATACCAAAATTTTACCATGTGCCTATGATTCACAATGCTCAGGGCAAAAAACTCTCAAAACGTGACGGTGCGACGGATGTTATGGCATACAAAGAGATGGGTTACCTGCCTCAAGCCCTTTTAAACTTTCTCGTACGTCTTGGTTGGAGTCACGGCGATCAAGAAATTTTTTCTATGGATGAGATGAAAGAACTTTTTGATCCAAAAGATATCAATAAATCAGCTTCCATTTACAACACAGAAAAGCTCGACTGGCTCAATGCCCATTACATCAAAAACACATCAAATGAAGAGCTTGTTGAACTGCTTACTGATTTCGGCGTAGTGCTGAGTTCACATGATAAAAAAGAGATTTTACTAGATGCCCTTAAAGAGAGAGCAAAAACATTAAAAGAGCTGGCAGAGCTTACAAATGAGGTCGTTACCACACCTAAATCATATGATGAAAAAGCATCCAAAAAAGCTTTTAAAGGCAATGCCGTAGAAGTTCTTGAAGTGTTTGCAAACAGATTGGCTGAAGCACAGGAACTGCATCTTCCGGTTGACTATCATCACATAATGGAAAAAGTTGTCCAGGAGATGGAAATAGGCTTCGGAAAAATTGGCCAGCCTCTTCGTGTTGCACTTCTTGGTAAACTCAGCGGACCGGGACTTGATGTCGTTATGGCAGTCCTCGGACGTGATGAAACACTTTCTCGTATTGCAAACGCTGTACTTGCTCACGCCAACTAA
- a CDS encoding metallophosphoesterase has product MNPLLFTVALLGVFALLNMYISKRLIAHLDISTKHKRNFRLFLYINLLGILLYALGRYYINVPGWLYFLFSLPIGILFLLFCTTLVYDISRVILNCIPLSSTRRKFFKRSLDASSFAVASSLSLSAIYEAKHVEVQKVSIKIKNLQTPYKIMQISDTHIGGLIDKEFIKNIVFKANACNPDLVVITGDLVDIDVQKADPILQELKALKAKYGTYYIVGNHEYFHSIEKIIAAVKSLGIKVLENENIYIGEKGQGFNLAGVYDLFGYRAKKYLPDITKALQSIQNSPTVLLAHQPRFLEEVAGGVDLVLSGHTHGGQIYPFRFLVSLQQPYISGLHQHTKDLQIYVNKGTGFWGPPMRLGSSAEITDISIMPA; this is encoded by the coding sequence GTGAACCCTTTACTTTTCACTGTCGCACTGCTTGGAGTTTTTGCACTTTTAAATATGTATATATCAAAGCGCCTTATTGCGCATCTTGATATATCTACAAAACATAAACGTAACTTCCGCCTTTTTTTATACATCAATCTTCTAGGTATACTCTTATATGCGCTTGGAAGATACTACATAAATGTTCCGGGATGGCTTTACTTTCTTTTCAGCCTGCCCATCGGCATTCTCTTTTTACTTTTTTGCACTACTTTGGTTTATGACATTTCAAGAGTTATACTCAACTGCATTCCTCTCTCAAGTACAAGAAGAAAGTTCTTTAAACGCTCCCTTGATGCTTCCTCTTTTGCAGTAGCAAGCTCTTTGAGCCTGAGTGCTATTTATGAAGCAAAACACGTAGAAGTACAAAAAGTTAGTATCAAAATAAAAAATCTTCAAACACCATACAAAATCATGCAGATAAGTGACACTCACATCGGCGGTCTTATTGACAAAGAGTTCATCAAAAACATAGTTTTTAAAGCCAATGCCTGCAACCCTGACCTCGTCGTTATAACAGGCGATCTGGTAGACATTGACGTACAAAAAGCAGATCCTATACTTCAAGAGTTAAAAGCGCTCAAGGCAAAATACGGAACCTACTATATAGTCGGAAATCACGAGTATTTTCACAGCATAGAAAAAATCATAGCAGCAGTCAAATCTTTAGGCATAAAAGTACTTGAAAATGAAAATATCTACATCGGAGAAAAAGGCCAAGGCTTTAATCTTGCAGGCGTTTACGACCTCTTTGGCTACAGAGCAAAAAAATATCTTCCCGATATTACCAAAGCCCTGCAAAGCATACAAAATTCACCGACTGTGTTACTTGCCCATCAGCCAAGATTTTTAGAAGAAGTAGCAGGCGGGGTTGATTTAGTTTTAAGCGGACACACCCATGGCGGACAAATTTATCCATTTAGGTTTTTAGTCTCCCTGCAACAGCCCTACATCAGCGGCCTGCATCAACACACAAAAGATTTACAAATCTATGTTAACAAAGGTACAGGTTTCTGGGGTCCTCCAATGCGACTTGGCTCAAGTGCCGAAATAACAGATATTAGTATTATGCCTGCTTAA
- a CDS encoding ABC transporter ATP-binding protein, which produces MNQKPITIKSIFKLAWHKKSSLINGQIFTVLAIIVSVPIPLMLPIMVDEVLLHKPEYIVPAIDKLLGSGSAFYYISLVAFAVIFLRFLYYFLGVLSTKIFTQISKYVTFMIRTRLLKHLQVTSMNAYETLGSGAITANLITDVNTLDAFIMSSASRFVASVLTLVAVGIVMIVINPILGILILFVQPLIMFVSKKMSAKVGELKKEENQAISEFQENVGETLELFGQIKASNKEQHFFSKAIEQAKKIQDKSNEFSFKSVAFEKLSYTIFLSVFELIRASGLLLVAYSDLSIGMMFAMFGYIWFIMTPVQDILSMQYSYASAKAALARINKVLTLKTETSGAKKLESDSVDIALKDLCFTYATSEKLILKEITFDVRYGSKIALIGASGSGKTTLAQIIAGFYEKTSGELKYNDIATEELDKHSVRQKIFLVLQMPILFNASLRFNITMGHENISDEEIYRALEITQLSDMLKNMPSGLETIVGHHGIRLSGGQRQRLSIARMIIANPSVVIFDESTSALDVHTEAKLFAALAPLLEHKTVITIAHRLSTVKNADMIYVLNEGEIVQRGKHEELEEQEGHYSEFIREQLL; this is translated from the coding sequence ATGAATCAAAAACCTATAACCATTAAATCTATTTTCAAACTGGCATGGCATAAAAAATCTTCTCTCATTAACGGGCAGATTTTTACTGTTTTAGCCATTATAGTCAGCGTGCCTATTCCTTTGATGCTACCGATTATGGTCGATGAAGTCCTGCTTCACAAGCCTGAGTACATCGTCCCTGCCATTGACAAACTTTTAGGCAGTGGTTCTGCTTTTTATTATATTTCCCTTGTTGCTTTTGCGGTTATATTTTTACGTTTTTTATATTATTTTCTCGGAGTCCTTAGTACAAAAATATTTACTCAAATATCAAAATATGTCACGTTTATGATACGCACACGTCTTTTAAAACATCTGCAAGTCACTTCAATGAATGCCTATGAAACACTTGGAAGCGGTGCCATTACGGCGAATCTCATCACAGATGTTAATACACTTGATGCTTTTATAATGAGTAGTGCTTCGCGTTTTGTAGCCTCTGTTTTAACACTCGTAGCCGTAGGTATAGTGATGATAGTCATTAATCCGATTTTAGGTATTTTAATACTTTTTGTACAGCCGCTTATAATGTTTGTCAGCAAAAAAATGTCTGCAAAAGTCGGAGAGCTCAAAAAAGAAGAAAATCAGGCAATCTCAGAGTTTCAGGAAAATGTCGGCGAAACACTTGAGCTTTTCGGGCAGATAAAAGCCAGCAACAAAGAACAGCATTTCTTTTCAAAAGCCATAGAACAGGCGAAAAAAATTCAAGACAAATCCAATGAATTTAGCTTTAAAAGTGTTGCTTTTGAAAAGCTATCTTACACAATATTTTTAAGTGTATTTGAACTCATCCGTGCCTCAGGTCTTTTACTTGTCGCTTACAGTGATTTAAGCATCGGTATGATGTTTGCCATGTTTGGCTACATCTGGTTTATTATGACACCGGTGCAGGACATTCTCTCCATGCAGTACAGCTACGCTTCTGCCAAAGCCGCACTCGCGCGTATCAACAAAGTTCTAACGCTCAAAACAGAAACAAGCGGAGCAAAAAAGCTCGAATCAGACAGCGTTGACATAGCCTTAAAAGATTTATGTTTTACCTATGCTACAAGTGAAAAACTCATTCTTAAAGAGATTACCTTTGATGTCAGATACGGTTCTAAAATAGCACTTATCGGTGCAAGTGGAAGCGGAAAAACAACCCTTGCACAGATTATTGCCGGTTTTTATGAAAAAACATCCGGTGAGCTTAAATATAATGATATTGCCACAGAAGAGCTTGACAAACACTCAGTGCGTCAAAAAATATTTTTAGTACTGCAAATGCCTATACTTTTTAATGCTTCTTTGCGTTTTAACATTACGATGGGGCATGAAAATATAAGTGATGAAGAAATTTACAGAGCCCTTGAAATCACCCAGCTCTCAGATATGCTCAAAAATATGCCAAGCGGGCTTGAAACTATAGTCGGGCATCACGGCATCAGACTCTCAGGCGGACAGAGACAAAGACTCAGCATTGCAAGAATGATTATTGCCAATCCGAGTGTCGTTATATTTGACGAATCTACCTCTGCACTTGATGTACACACAGAAGCAAAGCTTTTTGCAGCCCTTGCGCCTCTGCTTGAGCACAAGACTGTTATTACGATTGCGCACCGTCTGAGCACCGTAAAAAATGCAGACATGATATATGTGCTGAATGAAGGCGAAATAGTCCAGCGCGGAAAACATGAAGAACTTGAAGAACAAGAAGGACACTACAGCGAATTTATTCGGGAGCAGTTGTTATAA
- a CDS encoding A/G-specific adenine glycosylase, with amino-acid sequence MLQQTQVNRVRDEYYPQFLAKFPTLASLAETPLDDVLAAWSGLGYYSRARNLHKTAQLSQKSLPKTFKELLALPGIGQYTASAICSFGYEQNVPVVDTNIARVLKRYFALLHVKDKTVWEYAQKLLNHKEPRNHNLALMDLGSMVCLPKNPKCAECPLQANCQGKEEAELYTQKKKKEYESLELFYGILVQDDKIALTPARGNMYKNMLELPSVEPIEEDYLGSFKHAYTKYRLHVKLYKIYTCTEVVWVSIDELHKAPVSSLTKKALSTVLY; translated from the coding sequence ATGCTCCAGCAAACCCAGGTAAATCGTGTACGAGATGAATACTACCCACAGTTTTTAGCAAAATTTCCTACGCTTGCATCACTCGCAGAAACTCCGCTTGATGATGTCTTAGCAGCTTGGAGCGGTCTAGGCTACTACTCACGTGCGAGAAACCTACACAAAACTGCACAACTCTCTCAAAAATCTCTGCCAAAGACATTTAAAGAGCTTCTTGCTTTACCTGGAATAGGTCAATACACGGCAAGTGCCATCTGTAGTTTCGGCTACGAGCAGAATGTGCCTGTGGTCGATACAAACATTGCAAGAGTACTGAAGCGGTATTTTGCTCTCTTACATGTAAAGGACAAAACAGTATGGGAGTATGCGCAAAAACTGCTCAATCATAAAGAGCCAAGAAATCATAATCTCGCCCTGATGGATTTGGGCTCTATGGTGTGCCTGCCGAAAAATCCAAAATGTGCCGAGTGCCCATTGCAAGCCAACTGTCAGGGAAAAGAAGAAGCCGAGCTCTATACACAAAAGAAGAAAAAAGAGTATGAATCTCTTGAACTCTTTTATGGTATTTTAGTCCAAGATGATAAAATAGCGCTCACTCCTGCTAGAGGAAATATGTACAAAAATATGCTTGAGCTTCCAAGTGTGGAGCCGATTGAAGAGGATTATTTGGGAAGTTTTAAACACGCTTATACAAAATACCGTTTACATGTAAAGCTCTACAAAATATATACTTGTACTGAAGTTGTTTGGGTCAGTATAGATGAACTCCATAAGGCACCTGTATCGTCTTTAACAAAAAAAGCGCTCTCAACAGTTCTCTACTAA
- a CDS encoding GGDEF domain-containing protein, which produces MKNSKNKFFMIGIIILLVWVFIEAYFYSIAVDAQKNYTNDLLKQAQSHYNEINNIRNLPENIKNLYVKKNNEFVKVDPDLLVHSLLKKYQQSGFYYTVTDDTENNLDKSPSKYIYSIDKKTKRLKYFYDGIALDMDAAFYIDRMNSVWLKFFLVSLLFTTFTFTLIFLIRFLAIKSVSYRRLSNTLEDKVKEQTQKLDLAFEGAGLGYWHWNIQTHEHEVDERWLQMLGLEADEVSKHESDWESRVHPFDYTRIMPIIQRAIKKKKPYVVEFRMLHRNGEYVWIQSSGAVTKVDENGDALELSGTHQEISKRKKLEQVHAKNELYLKTLYEKNPNIIIISTGKKIIQANEAFFHFFKEYASLEEFKQEYNCICHFFSPSKYEDTITSGEGEWIDDVLKAKEPMVRIYYLGQEYYFSVYVKKIYEENAMHVMATFNDITDLYKLRHEYEELSIKDALTSIYNRRYFNTIFPRELNRAKRAQESFCFAIMDVDHFKLYNDNYGHDGGDEVLKKITAKIEELTQRSNEFFFRLGGEEFGFICSALTKEEVLKNIENMCKAVEDLEIEHLYNKPYGVISISVGICFSSDVSKSDVKNIYKNADEALYEAKEKGRNRVVLVENC; this is translated from the coding sequence ATGAAGAACTCAAAAAATAAATTTTTTATGATTGGCATTATTATTTTGCTTGTATGGGTTTTTATAGAAGCATATTTTTACTCTATAGCGGTAGATGCACAAAAAAACTATACAAATGATTTGCTCAAACAGGCACAGAGTCATTATAATGAAATAAATAATATCCGAAATTTGCCAGAGAATATAAAAAATTTATATGTTAAAAAAAATAATGAGTTTGTAAAAGTTGATCCAGATCTTTTAGTGCATTCATTGTTAAAAAAGTATCAGCAAAGCGGATTTTACTATACAGTAACGGATGATACAGAAAATAACTTAGATAAATCACCTAGTAAATATATTTACAGTATAGACAAAAAGACAAAGAGACTAAAATATTTTTATGATGGCATAGCACTTGATATGGATGCCGCTTTTTATATAGACAGGATGAACAGTGTCTGGCTGAAATTCTTTTTAGTAAGCCTTTTATTTACGACTTTTACATTTACACTTATTTTTCTAATCAGGTTTTTGGCAATAAAAAGTGTAAGCTATAGACGTTTGAGTAATACGCTTGAGGACAAAGTCAAAGAGCAGACTCAAAAGCTTGATTTGGCTTTTGAAGGAGCCGGGCTCGGGTATTGGCATTGGAATATACAAACCCATGAACATGAAGTAGATGAACGATGGTTACAGATGCTTGGTCTTGAAGCAGATGAGGTTTCTAAACATGAGAGTGATTGGGAATCAAGAGTACATCCTTTTGATTATACACGAATTATGCCTATTATACAAAGAGCTATTAAGAAGAAAAAACCTTATGTGGTTGAGTTTCGCATGCTGCATAGAAATGGTGAATATGTATGGATTCAAAGTTCAGGCGCAGTTACTAAAGTAGATGAAAATGGTGATGCCTTAGAACTCTCAGGAACACATCAAGAGATAAGCAAGCGAAAAAAACTTGAGCAAGTTCATGCTAAAAATGAGCTGTATCTTAAAACATTGTATGAAAAAAATCCGAACATTATTATTATCTCAACAGGTAAAAAAATTATTCAGGCAAATGAAGCATTTTTTCATTTTTTCAAAGAGTATGCTTCACTAGAAGAGTTTAAGCAAGAATATAATTGCATATGCCACTTTTTTTCACCATCAAAATATGAAGATACTATAACAAGCGGAGAAGGCGAATGGATAGATGATGTCCTCAAGGCGAAAGAACCAATGGTTCGCATATATTACTTAGGACAGGAATATTATTTTTCTGTGTATGTTAAAAAAATATATGAAGAAAATGCAATGCATGTGATGGCAACTTTTAACGACATTACAGATTTGTATAAGCTAAGACATGAGTATGAAGAACTTTCCATCAAGGATGCCTTAACAAGTATTTATAACAGACGTTATTTTAATACTATTTTTCCGCGAGAGCTTAACAGAGCAAAAAGGGCACAAGAAAGCTTTTGCTTTGCCATAATGGATGTAGATCACTTTAAGCTTTATAATGACAATTACGGGCATGATGGCGGAGATGAGGTTCTCAAAAAAATTACCGCGAAAATTGAAGAACTGACACAACGCTCAAATGAGTTTTTCTTTCGTTTGGGAGGTGAAGAATTTGGATTTATATGTAGTGCTTTAACAAAAGAAGAAGTGCTCAAAAATATAGAAAATATGTGTAAAGCAGTAGAAGATTTAGAGATAGAACATTTATATAATAAACCATATGGTGTTATTAGTATCTCTGTAGGTATATGCTTTTCCTCAGATGTAAGTAAGAGCGATGTCAAAAATATTTATAAAAATGCAGATGAGGCTTTGTACGAAGCAAAGGAAAAGGGAAGAAACAGAGTCGTTTTAGTAGAGAACTGTTGA
- a CDS encoding NADH-quinone oxidoreductase subunit B family protein, with the protein MMKFWNKRIKFGVLTENPEFEDDIKAIQKEIKDKVKKKFAGSLAIRMVDSGSCNACEAECNALSNPYYDLERLGIYFVASPRHADVMLLSGLMTFNMTPHVLEAYEQIPKPKWVITLGDCPVMAAPFEKTFAIKAPANKHLKITHHITGCPPSPREIMQGLLEFLKKI; encoded by the coding sequence ATGATGAAATTTTGGAATAAACGCATTAAGTTTGGCGTACTGACGGAAAACCCAGAGTTTGAAGATGACATAAAAGCCATACAAAAAGAGATAAAAGACAAAGTCAAGAAAAAATTTGCAGGCAGTCTGGCTATCAGAATGGTTGACAGCGGTAGCTGTAATGCCTGTGAAGCAGAGTGTAATGCGCTCTCAAATCCCTATTATGATTTAGAGCGTCTGGGTATCTACTTTGTAGCGAGTCCGCGTCATGCGGATGTGATGCTGCTCAGCGGTTTGATGACCTTCAACATGACACCGCATGTTCTAGAAGCGTATGAGCAGATACCCAAGCCTAAATGGGTTATCACACTCGGGGATTGTCCTGTAATGGCGGCGCCGTTTGAGAAAACTTTTGCCATAAAAGCTCCTGCAAATAAGCATCTAAAAATCACACATCACATAACAGGATGCCCGCCGAGTCCGAGAGAAATCATGCAGGGGCTGTTGGAGTTTTTGAAAAAAATATAA
- a CDS encoding NADH-quinone oxidoreductase subunit C gives MRFIARYAKDRGRVFEIVTLYDEEMKIERVDRKKPIIKTLSHEHPAALWFERKIQDDFGIIVEDAFDKRPLVHQEQFPKNLHPMCKDFDKQELEFSEFQPYDYEVISGDGVFQVSVGPIHAGIIEPGHFHFSQAGEKMLHQEVRHFYKYRAVEKMLEGKTLLEAKSIIERISGNESIAYQMCWRDILLHSSQQKLPQALQKRHAFLLELERIIHHLTDLGFIPNDAGFGAALSFGSKLAEDARRKMKEITGHRFGFGGIDFVNKFVDTASLHEWLDSMQESIEYFEDWIIDIPSLWDRLDTTGVLPLKKAVKYDSVGVAARASGLAVDRRVNEFYLKHGFELASELSGDVGARFKVRIAEVKNSLKMMHNFLEEDETVLEPEAVKDGEYMSFTESSIGELFMAVDIKDGVIERFFVRDASFMNWQVLHVMMRNDIIADFPLINKSCDLSYAGNDL, from the coding sequence ATGAGATTTATTGCCAGATATGCCAAAGACAGAGGCAGAGTTTTTGAGATAGTCACGCTTTATGATGAAGAGATGAAAATAGAGCGAGTCGATAGAAAAAAACCGATTATTAAAACACTTTCACATGAGCATCCCGCGGCTTTATGGTTCGAGCGAAAAATACAGGATGACTTCGGCATTATCGTTGAAGATGCTTTTGATAAACGTCCTTTAGTCCATCAAGAACAATTTCCAAAAAACCTGCATCCAATGTGCAAAGATTTTGACAAGCAAGAGCTTGAGTTCAGTGAATTTCAACCGTATGATTATGAAGTCATCAGCGGTGACGGAGTTTTTCAGGTCAGTGTCGGACCGATTCATGCAGGTATTATTGAGCCGGGGCATTTTCATTTTTCTCAAGCAGGCGAAAAAATGCTCCATCAAGAGGTGCGCCATTTTTACAAATATCGCGCTGTTGAGAAAATGCTTGAGGGCAAGACGCTTCTAGAAGCAAAATCGATAATTGAGCGTATAAGCGGCAATGAGAGTATAGCTTATCAGATGTGCTGGCGAGATATTTTGCTGCACTCATCACAGCAAAAGTTGCCGCAAGCTTTGCAAAAACGGCATGCTTTTTTGCTTGAGTTAGAGAGAATTATTCATCATTTGACTGATTTGGGATTTATACCAAATGATGCCGGATTTGGTGCAGCACTCAGTTTTGGTTCAAAACTGGCTGAAGATGCACGAAGAAAAATGAAAGAGATTACGGGGCATCGTTTCGGTTTTGGAGGCATTGACTTTGTAAACAAATTTGTCGATACAGCCTCGCTGCATGAGTGGTTAGATAGTATGCAAGAGAGCATAGAGTATTTTGAAGATTGGATTATAGATATTCCTTCTTTGTGGGACAGGCTCGATACAACAGGTGTACTTCCTTTGAAAAAAGCTGTGAAATATGACAGTGTGGGTGTCGCAGCAAGAGCCTCTGGTTTGGCAGTTGACAGAAGAGTGAATGAGTTTTACCTCAAACACGGCTTTGAACTTGCAAGCGAGCTTAGCGGGGATGTAGGCGCGCGCTTTAAAGTGAGAATTGCCGAAGTGAAAAACTCACTGAAAATGATGCATAATTTTCTTGAAGAAGATGAGACTGTTTTAGAACCAGAGGCTGTAAAAGACGGTGAGTACATGAGTTTTACTGAAAGCTCCATCGGTGAGCTGTTTATGGCTGTAGATATAAAGGACGGAGTAATTGAACGCTTTTTTGTGCGGGATGCGAGTTTTATGAACTGGCAGGTGTTACATGTAATGATGCGAAATGATATTATTGCTGATTTTCCGCTGATAAATAAAAGTTGTGATTTAAGTTATGCAGGAAATGATTTATGA